In Cryptomeria japonica chromosome 10, Sugi_1.0, whole genome shotgun sequence, a genomic segment contains:
- the LOC131029986 gene encoding uncharacterized protein LOC131029986 — protein MENQASKPSRSEELSSLEIQEQMEQNVKEQFDAAAPKRHTKPQRSEYSSQYTDKLFPQGSGLQIPEYTKFQELESHKDELIYTGDSPAEEFIETDYYKDLNDIDKEHHTTGTGFIKVGRKSDSDFHLGSVSNGSFQHTTTNPATNEWVPSAEQALPNSNKPKRSDLEM, from the exons ATGGAAAATCAAGCAAGCAAGCCAAGCAGGAGCGAGGAGTTATCTTCATTGGAAATACAAGAGCAAATGGAGCAAAACGTGAAGGAACAATTCGATGCTGCTGCCCCCAAGCGCCATACCAAGCCCCAGAGAAGCGAATACTCTTCACAATACACTGATAAACTTTTTCCACAAGGCTCTGGTCTGCAAATCCCAGAATATACCAAGTTTCAAGAGCTCGAATCTCACAAAGAT GAATTGATCTACACTGGGGATTCGCCAGCTGAAGAGTTCATCGAAACAGATTACTACAAGGATTTGAATGACATTGATAAGGAGCACCATACT ACTGGAACTGGGTTTATTAAGGTAGGGAGAAAGAGTGACAGTGATTTTCACTTGGGGTCAGTTTCTAATGGATCCTTCCAACATACCACAACCAACCCTGCAACTAATGAATGGGTCCCCTCTGCTGAACAG GCATTACCAAACTCAAACAAACCTAAGAGGAGTGATCTTGAGATGTGA